The Methanobrevibacter sp. genome segment AAACCGTTTAATTTAAATATAATGACTAAGTTATTATTTAATTGTATAATCAAAACTTATACCTTTAAAGGCATTTCAAATTTAAATTAGCTACTTCATGTTTTTAACATGATTTTACCTCAAGTACACACATTTTGCTTTTTTAAATTTTTGCCTTTATTGTATGCTATTTTTAAATATTTTTTTCATTCTGAGATTTTTAAGTAATGTTTTTTGGCATCACTAAAAATTATTTTGATGCACGTAAATTATTTTTTTGTATAACTAAATATAAATCCTTTGATTAGCCTAAAAAAGCCTATAAAACCGATTAGTTTATATAGGATAACTTATTAATATTGTAGTGTCAGATAGCTTATGTAAATCAAAGATATGTTTTAGGTTTGCATAAGTTTTGAGATCAGGTACAAAATATCTTCTAGGCTGAGCGGGAGAGTCTTTGTTTCCAGTAATAAAATAAAATATTTTAGGCAAACCTAAAATATTAATATATTGAAAAATAAATATATTATTCGTTGGAGTATTTTTTTTAACTTCAAAAATGTATATTTAAATAATTTAAAGGATGGTATTTAAATGAATAGAGAAGATATTATTAACACTTGTGTACAACATAAACATGCATTAATTTTCGCAGCAGGAATTGCAACTGCTATCGTAAGTAAAAAAGTATTAGAATCAAAAACCGTAAAAGACGCAGCAACAAAAGGAATGGCAACTGTAATGTCAGCAAAAAAAGATGCTGAAGAATGCTTCCAAGACATGAAAGAAAACGCTGAAGATATTGTTGTTGACGCAAACGCTGATACTAAAAAAGAAATCTACGTTGAATCTAAAGAATAAATGAATTATTATTTTTATTAGTGATAAAATGAAATATCAAGTAATGCATGATAGCGGATCACGTTTAAGAGTCCGCGCTGGCCAATGGGCCTTCACCAAGGAGGAAGGTTACGGTCTCGCTTCATTACTTTTAGACCAGGATTTTATCCATGAGGTTTTCACATCCCACAGAAACGGAAGTATATTAATATACTATGACGGGGATGTTGAAAGCAAACAAAAAATATTTGATATCCTAAATGGAATTACTTTAGATGATTTATTTGAAGCCGAACCGACACAAACTCAGGTTTCAAAAGAAATCACAGATGATTTTTACTTAAAACTATCAAAAATGATAGGTCGCAGGTTACTTGGAAGATGGTTCCTGCCATTACCTATAAAGAATATTCTAACCATTTACCGTGCAATAAGGTATGTATGGGAAGGTATGGATAGTTTAACTGATTTCCGTATAGATGTGGCTTTACTTGACGGAGCAGCAGTTGCAGGTGCATTACTGCAAAGACAATATCAGCCTGCAAGTTCCATGATGTTCTTGTTGTCAATCTCCGACGCTTTAGAGGATTATACAGTACAAAAAGCAAAAAGTACATTAAAAGACAGTTTGGCTTTAAACATTGATACTGTCTGGGTAGTCGGAGACGATGGTGAGGAAAAACAAGTTTCAGCTATGGATGTCAATAAAGGAGATAAAATCAAAGTTCACATGGGTGATGTAATCCCTGTGGATGGTAAAGTAGTTGACGGCGAAGGCATGGTTAATGAAGCCTCAATGACAGGTGAACCGTTGGCGGTCCATAAATCTCTTGGAAAAACAGTTCACGCAGGAACTGTAATGGAAGAGGGAAACATTGTTGTTGAAGTGTACTCAATGAACAAGGAAACAAGATTAAATAAAATCATTGACTTAATCGAAAATTCAGAAGATTTAAAGGCTGCAACTCAAAGTAAAGCTGAAAAATTGGCTGATTCAATCGTTCCATACAGTTTCCTTGCAACAGCATTGACTTATCTGATAACCAGAAATGCATCCAAGGCATTATCTGTATTGATGGTTGATTTTTCATGTGCAATTAAATTGACAACTCCATTATCAGTAATATCTGCAATGCGTGAAGCATCAGACAATAGGATGATGGTTAAAGGAGGAAAATTCCTTGAATCCTATGCAAATGCAGACACTATCGTATTTGACAAGACCGGAACATTAACCAATGCAACTCCAAAAGTTGTAGAAGTAATTCCGATGTCTAAAAAGTATTCAAGAGATGAAATCCTGAGAATGGCAGCTTGTATTGAAGAGCACTTCGCACACAGTATTGCAACTGCAATTGTAAAACAGGCTGAAGAGGAAGGTCTTAAACATGAAGAAGATCACAGTGAAGTTGAATACATTGTAGCTCACGGTATTGTAACTGAATATGATGGAAAACGTGCAGTAATCGGATCAAGACACTTCCTGTTTGATGATGAGGGAATAAAAGTAACTAAGACTCAGGAGAAGAAAATCTCCAAAGAGGTTGCTGAACACTCTGTAGTTTACCTTGCAATTGATGGAAAGCTTGAAGGATTGATATGCATTGATGATCCGGTACGTGAAGAAGCAAAATATGTAATTGAAGAGCTTAAATCTTTAGGCATTGAAAATGTCATAATGCTTACAGGGGACAGTGAAAGCGGTGCTAAAGCAGGTGCTAAGGCATTGGGTATCACTGAGTACAGATCACAAGTACTTCCGGAAGACAAGTCCAGAATTGTTGAAGAACTTAAAGCGGAAGGAAGAACCGTAATCATGGTTGGAGACGGCATTAATGACTCACCGGCTCTTGCAGCAGCGGATGTGTCCGTTTCAATGAAACATTCCTCTGACATTGCCCGTGAAGTGGCGGACATATCATTATTGTCAGATGATTTGTATGATCTTGTTACTTTAAGAAAACTGAGCACTGGAATGTTGGATAAAATCAACTCCAACTACCGCAATATTGTTGCAGTGAACGGTACTCTTCTCGTATTGGGTGTTATGGGTGTAATTCCACCGTCAACATCATCAATGGTGCATAATTTATCCACAATGCTGTTCGGTGCAATGAGTACAAAATCTGTTTTAAATGACAGGGATTATGTAAGCGACATTGAAGTAGAAGCTATTGAAGTAGCTGATGCTTCATAATTTTTTTCTTTTTTTCTTGATTTTTTTTAAAGTTTTTATACTATGATTGTTAA includes the following:
- a CDS encoding DUF6110 family protein, with amino-acid sequence MNREDIINTCVQHKHALIFAAGIATAIVSKKVLESKTVKDAATKGMATVMSAKKDAEECFQDMKENAEDIVVDANADTKKEIYVESKE
- a CDS encoding heavy metal translocating P-type ATPase codes for the protein MKYQVMHDSGSRLRVRAGQWAFTKEEGYGLASLLLDQDFIHEVFTSHRNGSILIYYDGDVESKQKIFDILNGITLDDLFEAEPTQTQVSKEITDDFYLKLSKMIGRRLLGRWFLPLPIKNILTIYRAIRYVWEGMDSLTDFRIDVALLDGAAVAGALLQRQYQPASSMMFLLSISDALEDYTVQKAKSTLKDSLALNIDTVWVVGDDGEEKQVSAMDVNKGDKIKVHMGDVIPVDGKVVDGEGMVNEASMTGEPLAVHKSLGKTVHAGTVMEEGNIVVEVYSMNKETRLNKIIDLIENSEDLKAATQSKAEKLADSIVPYSFLATALTYLITRNASKALSVLMVDFSCAIKLTTPLSVISAMREASDNRMMVKGGKFLESYANADTIVFDKTGTLTNATPKVVEVIPMSKKYSRDEILRMAACIEEHFAHSIATAIVKQAEEEGLKHEEDHSEVEYIVAHGIVTEYDGKRAVIGSRHFLFDDEGIKVTKTQEKKISKEVAEHSVVYLAIDGKLEGLICIDDPVREEAKYVIEELKSLGIENVIMLTGDSESGAKAGAKALGITEYRSQVLPEDKSRIVEELKAEGRTVIMVGDGINDSPALAAADVSVSMKHSSDIAREVADISLLSDDLYDLVTLRKLSTGMLDKINSNYRNIVAVNGTLLVLGVMGVIPPSTSSMVHNLSTMLFGAMSTKSVLNDRDYVSDIEVEAIEVADAS